In the Argiope bruennichi chromosome 8, qqArgBrue1.1, whole genome shotgun sequence genome, TGGATCAAATGTCCTTAGTAAAATACAccaggtttttattttttcaaatatccagCCTTATCAATCAAGTCTCTTGAAATGACAATGAAACGTTATAATTATCAAATGTGTTATATTGTTGTCTTTCTTCGTTGAATTTCTCAATTTGTTCTACGTTCGCTTTCCGAATATCTTCTATAATACTTGTACTTATAAAGATAAATGCTTTCGTTTCTGAGAGGAAACTGAAATTCCACGACTAAACAGGTGACAAATCTGTTGGTAATTTATCCATTAAAACAACTTCTGATGAAATATAATTGATTACCTTATTACAAATATCAGACTTCTTTCATTTCAATCCATTATCACGTGTTCGAAGCATCCATTTGTTCTTCAAATTCTTTATCTTAAGTGAGTAAATCGTCTTAAAAGTATGTTGGTTCGTTTAAGTTAAGTTTTGTTATCGGTTTTCTACCTTGACCATATCATTTGCATGCCTATGCATATCTGCCGTAGTCGTTCATTTATTTCATGTCTATGGATGATCGAAATGTCTCATATTTTAAGGAGATGACTTTTACTAATTCATTCTGAAATTTGAAtgcgataaaaaatattcatgactTGGTAGAGAGCAATTATTCTAATAAAGCGAACATTCTATCTGGGAATAATTCCTCAAAAGGAGCCCTGGTCAACAGAATTATCAATAACTGATTGACTAGCTGTTACACTACTGATAATATGAACACTTTGGAGCTCATTGGACATCAGCTTATCGGTTAATCGATAAATATGATGGTGGATCTTCATACAATGGGGGACTGTCGACCCCAGTATCGCCATGATCTCCTCTTCCAAGATTTAAAGAAACATTGTCGTATTCAGAATCATCATCTTGAGGCAGCCCGTAAGTCCTATTATTACCATCTAAAATTTCAACATCAGGATCGAGTTCATCTACCCTTTGACGAATACGGTTTTGTCTATCATGACGAGGAATAGCACCATATCCAGAACCGTCTTTCTTCTTTTTCCATGACTTTCTAATACTCTGTACAACAATCATTATAATGATTAAGATTACAAGCACAACAACGATGGCGTATATCGCCACGATGACGTGCATGTACCCGGCTGATATCTGGAATGCTGACGTACTGTTTGCTGCTGGAAAGGCAGTGGCCTTACTTTCCTCCGCAGAAGGATCTGAAATTGAAGCAAATTGAAGCATTTACTATAAAGCTTTGAAGCAAAATGGTATTAAAGCATTAATAAGACGAACAAATAAAGAACTTGTAGAGAGAGAAGAttatttataacttcattatgatgaaaatgaaagtaatagacgagtttcaggaacaattatttcattattttctaagttctacatttcacaagacaaacaaatacgaaaatacacgacattcacttagaatacaatctaataatggcccccaagaaggatcatgggaaatatatcttgatgttaataaggtaacgccatctgctGTATCAAAAgggaaggtagtagagttatgtaaccgctacagaCTTAGTTTATAATATCACGTGCAAGAAAATGAGAGAAATTGTATCGCTAGTCAGATTAATAATTTGATTGCtatcatttaaattaacaaaattaaatacattttttcaatttttatttttatttatttatttattttgatagattatgctaaatttattatttaattatctacCAATTATTTCTACCAATCTACCGTTGTATTtgatcaaaatcaatttttcctaacaaatgatttaattcgAATTTACAAACACTCttctttttgaaacaatataaataatctgTCCACGGCAATATGACACAGATAAAATTGACAGTGcgttgaaagaataaacattcGCATAAATGTGGAATGATGTAATGTGCGTTTCAAGCATTTGTGGACTAATACAAGATGTTCATGAAACTAACTAAGCTCATTTTAAATCCagagatttttaatataagacaccaagtagtgttttttttttacgcattttttatttaatttgacttgtttctTGTTTGCAAAAATGGTATTTTGTAATCATTTCTTAATGAGaagggaattaaaattttgtagatttatgcatttttattacaatatactactttaatattttcaaaatttaattattaatcattaattatcaaattgttattatatttatggCGCCATCTATTAGCAAGCCTGAAAAACAATTGATCCCAAGATTAAAGAATAGAatgtaattagaattaaaaatttaatgttgttGAGTATATTAATAAAAGCGTACTTTTAAAgactttctttaatattattaaaattacattttagccTGTtagatcttttaaatatattataattacgcTCAAGAGTTTCCACTAAATGTTAGGATAAGTTTCGCAGTTTTATTCCTGCTAaacaagagaatttttaaaagaaattaaagatatatagTTATTACATTAcgaagaaattttgttaaaatagtaTTCTAAATTTGGTTTTTGCTTTCCTAAAGCAACGTGGTTACTTCAAAAATATCGAGCCAGAATTGGAGATAGTGCAAAGTCTCGAAAACACCACACAATCGGCagaagaattattttgtattaatttataaaaatttaagagttATATGAAATCAGGTAATGGTTTATAAATGAATTCCTCAAAAAAGGATATGTTTAAAGGtatgttatttaatttgatgaaattaattgcACAAAAACAATActtgattattttaaagattgtttggAAAATTcgctttgaaatataaatttaccaaaaatagttGCTTTGAGATTTAAACAAAGTTTAAGTAACGTTTAAACAATAAGTAAAGTTGTGGCTTTTTACTCGTTTCTatccaaaaagttaaaaaaatttctaattttcaaatattattcttaattagtaatgatttagattaattaaaaaataataaaaaatgttcgcAAAATGCTGGTTTATAAATACTAAATGAGTTTAAGTACATTGGCGAAATTACTTTACAAACGCtaacatttagttaaaaattcatgattcattcgatatcattcaaaaaaatttttctatttcccattaatattttacttattataaatcGCTCgtgatgcaaaaatataaattcgcttggttcttgtattttaaaatttttcatttattttgtatataactAATAATTTACTTTCTCgtgattgtcaaaaaattcgaactcgtggtTTTGATGAATTTTCGCAATTCGGAAATCCTTGAATCCGAAAAACGaatcttttgaattatatatgtctgtgaatatgataactcaaaaacgctttgagctagacggatgaaatttggtgcatagtctttataccaaatctgtaaatttctaacaaattttgaacgaaatccattgagTGGAAATCTCTTTTCGGCTGTCCGAGAACAAGCGAATactataaatacaaaactaaatagataaaatttcaagCACACTTTTAGTCGG is a window encoding:
- the LOC129981088 gene encoding uncharacterized protein LOC129981088 is translated as MNELLQSFIEDPSAEESKATAFPAANSTSAFQISAGYMHVIVAIYAIVVVLVILIIIMIVVQSIRKSWKKKKDGSGYGAIPRHDRQNRIRQRVDELDPDVEILDGNNRTYGLPQDDDSEYDNVSLNLGRGDHGDTGVDSPPLYEDPPSYLSINR